Proteins co-encoded in one Streptococcus pyogenes genomic window:
- the pheT gene encoding phenylalanine--tRNA ligase subunit beta produces MLVSYKWLKELVDIDVTPAALAEKMSTTGIEVEGIEVPADGLSKLVVGHVLSCEDVPETHLHLCQVDTGDETPRQIVCGAPNVKAGIKVIVAVPGARIADNYKIKKGKIRGMESLGMICSLQELGLSDSIIPKEFSDGIQILPEEAVPGDAIFKYLDLDDHIIELSITPNRADALSMRGVAHEVAAIYGKSVSFPQKNLQESDKATSEAIEVAIASDNVLTYASRVVENVKVKPSPQWLQNLLMNAGIRPINNVVDVTNYVLLYFGQPMHAFDYDKFEDHKIVARAARQGESLVTLDGEKRDLTTEDLVITVADKPVALAGVMGGQATEIDANSQTVVLEAAVFDGKSIRKTSGRLNLRSESSSRFEKGVNYATVLEALDFAAAMLQELAEGQVLSGHVQAGQLPTEPVEVSTSLDYVNVRLGTELTFADIQRIFDQLGFGLTGDETSFTVAVPRRRWDVSIPADLVEEIARIYGYDKLPTTLPEAGGTAAELTPTQALRRKVRGLAEGLGLTEIISYALTTPEKAVEFAVAPSHLTELMWPMSVERSALRQNMVSGMLDTVAYNVARKQSNLALYEIGKIFEQEANPKEDLPNEVNHFAFAICGLVAQKDFQTQAQAVDFYHAKGNLDTLFANLNLKVQYVPTKDLANMHPGRTALILLDEQVIGFVGQVHPGTAKAYSIPETYVAELDMAALEAALPSDQTFAEITKFPAMTRDVALLLDREVSHQAIVTAIESAGVKRLTSIKLFDVYEGATIQAGKKSMAYSLTFQNPNDNLTDEEVAKYMEKITKALTEQVGAEVR; encoded by the coding sequence ATGTTAGTATCTTATAAATGGTTAAAAGAATTAGTAGATATCGATGTGACACCAGCAGCACTTGCTGAGAAAATGTCGACAACGGGTATCGAGGTAGAAGGAATTGAAGTCCCTGCAGATGGTTTATCAAAACTGGTTGTGGGGCATGTGCTTTCTTGTGAAGATGTGCCAGAGACACATTTGCATTTGTGTCAGGTAGATACAGGTGATGAAACGCCACGTCAAATTGTGTGTGGCGCACCAAATGTGAAAGCAGGGATTAAGGTTATCGTGGCTGTGCCAGGTGCTCGTATTGCGGATAACTATAAAATCAAAAAAGGCAAAATCCGCGGCATGGAATCTCTTGGCATGATTTGTTCCTTGCAAGAACTTGGTTTGTCAGATAGTATTATTCCAAAAGAATTTTCAGATGGTATTCAAATCTTGCCAGAGGAGGCTGTGCCAGGTGATGCTATTTTTAAATACCTGGACTTGGACGATCATATCATTGAATTGTCCATTACACCTAACCGTGCTGATGCGCTTTCTATGCGAGGTGTGGCACATGAAGTCGCAGCTATTTATGGCAAGTCAGTATCATTCCCCCAAAAAAATCTACAAGAATCTGATAAGGCAACTTCAGAAGCCATTGAAGTGGCCATTGCCTCTGATAACGTTCTAACTTACGCTAGCCGTGTCGTTGAAAATGTCAAAGTTAAGCCAAGTCCACAATGGTTGCAAAACCTTTTAATGAATGCTGGTATTCGTCCTATTAATAATGTGGTTGATGTGACCAACTATGTGCTCTTGTATTTTGGTCAACCTATGCATGCTTTTGATTATGATAAATTTGAAGACCATAAGATTGTGGCGCGTGCGGCTCGTCAAGGAGAAAGTTTGGTCACACTTGATGGTGAAAAACGGGATTTGACCACTGAGGATCTTGTTATTACCGTGGCTGACAAACCAGTTGCTTTAGCAGGTGTTATGGGTGGTCAAGCCACTGAAATTGATGCCAACTCTCAGACGGTTGTTCTTGAAGCTGCTGTTTTTGATGGCAAATCGATTCGTAAAACCAGTGGTCGTTTAAACCTTCGTTCGGAATCCTCTTCACGTTTTGAAAAAGGGGTTAACTATGCAACTGTTTTAGAAGCACTTGACTTTGCAGCGGCTATGTTACAAGAATTAGCAGAAGGTCAAGTCTTATCAGGCCATGTTCAAGCTGGACAATTGCCAACAGAACCTGTTGAAGTCTCAACTAGCCTTGACTATGTGAATGTTCGTTTAGGAACAGAATTAACTTTTGCTGATATTCAAAGGATTTTTGACCAACTTGGATTTGGTCTAACAGGAGATGAAACAAGCTTCACGGTAGCTGTTCCTCGGCGTCGTTGGGATGTTAGCATCCCAGCTGACTTGGTGGAAGAAATTGCGCGTATCTATGGTTATGATAAGTTGCCAACAACCTTACCAGAGGCAGGGGGAACGGCTGCAGAATTAACGCCAACACAGGCTCTTCGTCGTAAAGTCCGTGGCTTAGCGGAAGGATTGGGCTTGACTGAAATCATTTCGTATGCTTTGACAACACCAGAGAAAGCTGTTGAGTTTGCAGTGGCACCAAGTCACCTGACAGAACTCATGTGGCCGATGTCTGTGGAGCGTTCAGCACTACGTCAAAATATGGTTTCAGGGATGTTAGATACGGTTGCCTATAATGTGGCTCGTAAACAAAGTAACTTGGCTCTTTATGAAATTGGAAAAATCTTTGAACAAGAAGCTAATCCAAAAGAAGACCTTCCTAATGAAGTGAACCATTTTGCTTTTGCTATTTGTGGCTTAGTGGCACAAAAAGATTTCCAAACCCAAGCTCAGGCAGTGGATTTTTACCATGCTAAAGGTAACTTGGATACTTTATTTGCAAACCTTAACCTCAAGGTTCAATATGTGCCAACCAAAGACCTAGCAAACATGCACCCAGGACGGACAGCGCTTATCCTATTAGATGAGCAAGTGATTGGATTTGTTGGTCAAGTTCATCCAGGAACAGCAAAGGCTTATAGTATTCCAGAAACCTATGTGGCAGAATTGGATATGGCTGCTTTAGAAGCAGCGTTGCCAAGTGATCAAACTTTTGCGGAAATCACAAAATTCCCTGCTATGACACGTGATGTTGCCTTGTTACTTGACCGTGAGGTGAGTCATCAGGCCATTGTAACAGCTATTGAATCAGCAGGTGTAAAACGCTTGACTAGCATTAAACTCTTTGACGTCTATGAAGGAGCAACCATTCAGGCTGGCAAAAAATCAATGGCTTATAGCCTTACTTTCCAAAATCCAAATGACAATTTAACGGATGAAGAAGTTGCCAAATACATGGAGAAAATCACCAAAGCATTGACAGAACAAGTCGGTGCTGAAGTACGCTAA
- a CDS encoding neutral zinc metallopeptidase, producing MKTDDLRESQQVEDRRGQSSGSFGGGDLGGGLLLQLLFSRGGWKTKLVILLLLLVMGGGGLSGVLGGKPSSTNNNAYQSSQVTRTNGDKASQEQVSFVSKVFASTEDYWTKTFREKGLTYHKPTLVLYTGATQTACGRGQASSGPFYCPGDQKVYLDISFYNELSTKYGAKGDFAMAYVIAHEVGHHIQNELGIMDNYASARQGKSKAKANQLNVKLELQADYYAGAWANYVQGQGLLEKGDIEEAMAAAHAVGDDTLQEETYGRTVPDSFTHGTSKQRQRWFDRGYQYGDFEHGDTFSIPYSKL from the coding sequence ATGAAAACGGATGATTTGAGAGAAAGTCAACAGGTTGAAGATAGACGTGGTCAATCGTCTGGTTCTTTTGGGGGCGGCGACCTAGGGGGCGGTCTCCTGCTTCAATTACTCTTTTCACGAGGAGGTTGGAAAACCAAGCTGGTTATTCTTCTCCTTCTCCTAGTTATGGGAGGTGGTGGCCTATCTGGTGTTTTAGGAGGCAAGCCTTCTTCTACCAACAACAATGCCTATCAATCAAGCCAAGTAACGCGTACAAATGGTGACAAGGCTAGTCAAGAACAGGTTTCTTTTGTCAGTAAGGTCTTCGCCTCTACCGAGGACTATTGGACTAAGACATTTCGTGAGAAAGGGTTAACTTATCATAAACCAACATTAGTTCTATATACTGGAGCAACTCAAACCGCTTGTGGCAGGGGGCAAGCCTCTTCTGGTCCTTTTTATTGCCCAGGCGATCAAAAAGTGTATTTAGATATTTCTTTTTATAATGAACTATCAACCAAGTACGGCGCAAAAGGTGATTTTGCTATGGCCTATGTGATTGCTCATGAAGTTGGCCACCACATCCAAAATGAATTGGGAATTATGGATAATTACGCTAGCGCTAGACAAGGAAAATCAAAGGCTAAAGCCAATCAGCTCAACGTCAAGTTGGAATTACAAGCTGATTACTATGCTGGTGCCTGGGCTAATTATGTTCAAGGGCAAGGCCTTTTGGAAAAAGGAGATATTGAGGAAGCAATGGCAGCAGCTCACGCAGTTGGGGATGATACTCTGCAAGAAGAAACCTATGGCAGAACCGTTCCTGATAGTTTTACACATGGCACTTCTAAGCAACGCCAACGTTGGTTTGACCGAGGTTACCAATATGGCGACTTTGAGCATGGTGATACCTTTAGCATCCCGTATAGTAAGCTTTAG
- the pheS gene encoding phenylalanine--tRNA ligase subunit alpha, which produces MDLQAQLEELKTKTLETLQSLTGNHTKELQDLRVAVLGKKGSLTELLKGLKDLSNDLRPVVGKQVNEVRDLLTKAFEEQAKIVEAAKIQAQLDAESIDVTLPGRQMTLGHRHVLTQTSEEIEDIFLGMGFQIVDGFEVEKDYYNFERMNLPKDHPARDMQDTFYITEEILLRTHTSPVQARTLDQHDFSKGPLKMVSPGRVFRRDTDDATHSHQFHQIEGLVVGKNISMGDLKGTLEMIIKKMFGDERSIRLRPSYFPFTEPSVEVDVSCFKCGGKGCNVCKKTGWIEILGAGMVHPSVLEMSGVDAKEYSGFAFGLGQERIAMLRYGINDIRGFYQGDQRFSEQFN; this is translated from the coding sequence ATGGATTTACAAGCACAATTAGAGGAATTAAAGACAAAAACATTGGAGACCTTACAGTCTTTGACGGGTAATCATACCAAAGAACTGCAAGATTTGCGCGTGGCTGTTCTTGGGAAAAAGGGATCTTTGACAGAATTACTAAAGGGGCTAAAAGACTTGTCTAATGACTTGCGTCCTGTGGTTGGTAAACAGGTGAACGAAGTTCGTGACTTATTGACAAAAGCCTTTGAAGAACAGGCTAAAATTGTAGAAGCTGCTAAAATTCAGGCCCAACTTGATGCTGAAAGCATTGATGTGACTTTACCGGGTCGTCAAATGACTCTGGGGCATCGTCATGTGTTAACACAAACCAGTGAAGAAATCGAAGATATTTTCTTAGGAATGGGTTTTCAGATTGTTGATGGCTTTGAGGTGGAAAAAGATTATTACAACTTTGAGCGCATGAATTTGCCAAAGGATCACCCTGCCCGTGACATGCAAGATACGTTTTATATCACAGAAGAAATCTTGTTACGAACTCACACCAGTCCTGTGCAGGCCCGTACTCTTGATCAACATGATTTTTCAAAAGGGCCTTTAAAAATGGTTTCTCCAGGTCGTGTTTTCCGTCGTGATACTGATGACGCTACCCACTCACATCAATTCCATCAAATTGAAGGTTTGGTTGTGGGCAAAAATATTTCCATGGGAGACCTCAAAGGGACCCTTGAAATGATCATCAAGAAGATGTTCGGTGACGAACGTAGCATTCGTTTGCGCCCGTCATATTTCCCGTTCACAGAACCATCTGTTGAAGTGGATGTTTCTTGCTTTAAATGTGGTGGGAAAGGCTGTAATGTCTGCAAGAAAACAGGATGGATTGAAATTCTTGGTGCTGGTATGGTTCACCCAAGTGTCTTGGAAATGTCAGGTGTTGATGCAAAAGAGTATTCAGGCTTTGCCTTTGGTTTAGGTCAAGAGCGGATTGCCATGTTGCGTTATGGCATTAATGACATTCGTGGTTTCTATCAAGGCGACCAACGTTTCTCTGAACAATTTAACTAA
- a CDS encoding FtsX-like permease family protein yields the protein MFLALNEMKQSKLRYGLIAGLLCLVAYLMFFLSGLAFGLMQENRSAVDLWKADSVLLAKDADATLTLSQVSRAQENQITADKVAPLAQLNTVAWSVKNPKDADKVKVSLFGIDSNSFIRPNIVKGRLFKTNKEVVLDQSLAKEEAFAIGKDFYTSSSSQALTIVGYTQNARFSVAPVVYMNLEAFETLKYGEPLPKDKQVVNAFITKGSLTDYPKKDFQKLDIKTFITKLPGYSAQLLTFGFMISFLVIISAIIIGIFMYILTIQKAPIFGIMKAQGISNKTITTAVLMQTFFLSFLGSGLGLLGTWLTSLLLPTVVPFQSNWFLYLAIFVSMICFALLGTLFSVFNIIRIDPLKAIG from the coding sequence ATGTTTTTAGCGCTTAATGAAATGAAACAATCCAAATTGCGGTATGGTTTGATTGCTGGTTTGCTATGTTTGGTTGCCTATTTGATGTTCTTTTTGTCAGGATTGGCCTTTGGTTTGATGCAGGAGAACCGCTCGGCGGTTGATCTTTGGAAAGCTGACAGTGTTTTACTAGCCAAGGATGCTGACGCTACCTTGACCTTATCACAGGTGTCCAGAGCTCAAGAAAATCAAATAACAGCAGACAAGGTAGCTCCTCTTGCTCAACTCAATACCGTGGCGTGGTCAGTTAAAAATCCTAAGGATGCCGACAAAGTTAAGGTTAGCCTTTTCGGGATTGATTCTAATAGCTTTATTCGTCCTAACATTGTAAAAGGTCGATTATTTAAGACTAACAAAGAGGTTGTTTTGGATCAAAGCCTTGCAAAAGAGGAAGCTTTTGCGATTGGCAAGGACTTTTACACATCGAGTTCTAGTCAAGCATTAACTATCGTTGGTTATACTCAAAATGCTAGATTTAGTGTTGCACCAGTGGTTTATATGAATTTGGAAGCTTTTGAAACATTAAAATATGGAGAACCACTACCAAAAGATAAGCAAGTTGTTAATGCTTTTATCACTAAAGGAAGTTTAACAGATTATCCTAAAAAAGACTTCCAAAAATTAGATATTAAAACCTTTATTACTAAATTACCTGGTTATAGCGCTCAACTTTTAACTTTTGGCTTTATGATTAGTTTTCTTGTCATTATTTCAGCTATTATTATTGGTATTTTTATGTATATTTTGACTATTCAAAAGGCACCTATTTTTGGGATTATGAAAGCGCAAGGAATTTCTAACAAAACGATTACGACCGCTGTGCTTATGCAGACATTCTTTTTGAGTTTTTTAGGTAGTGGTTTAGGGTTGCTAGGTACTTGGCTGACATCATTATTATTACCAACAGTAGTACCTTTTCAAAGCAATTGGTTTTTGTATTTGGCTATATTCGTTAGTATGATCTGTTTTGCTCTATTAGGCACCTTATTTTCTGTTTTTAACATTATACGAATTGATCCTTTGAAAGCAATTGGATAG
- a CDS encoding YbgA family protein — translation MSDASLKTYQKQWAYQKYWVMAHSQQHYNALRELFKGNQWSEEKVLTFHCLIEEAQAIPPTVKSLRTAYQHVWGYFKKVASQEEKDHFKDLNAQLETKSEEMLCFLQEMTAHYQPSYLLSCRLITKGP, via the coding sequence ATGTCTGATGCTAGTTTGAAAACTTACCAAAAACAATGGGCTTATCAAAAGTATTGGGTCATGGCACACTCACAGCAGCATTACAATGCTTTAAGAGAATTGTTTAAAGGAAATCAGTGGTCAGAAGAAAAGGTGTTGACTTTTCATTGTTTGATTGAAGAAGCGCAAGCCATTCCTCCCACAGTAAAAAGCTTACGAACGGCATATCAGCATGTTTGGGGGTATTTTAAAAAGGTAGCGAGTCAGGAAGAAAAAGACCATTTCAAAGATTTGAATGCTCAGTTGGAAACTAAATCTGAGGAGATGCTATGCTTTTTACAAGAGATGACTGCTCATTATCAGCCCTCTTATCTGCTATCTTGCCGTTTGATTACCAAAGGTCCTTAA
- a CDS encoding DNA-directed RNA polymerase subunit beta, protein MTNGLKYVLEQMLLLFIIAALACLFLAIGLMIGYSFMGDGQSPWHILSMDKWAELVNKFTGK, encoded by the coding sequence ATGACAAATGGTTTAAAATATGTCTTAGAACAAATGTTATTACTTTTCATAATTGCTGCCTTGGCGTGTCTTTTTTTAGCCATTGGACTTATGATTGGTTATAGTTTTATGGGAGATGGCCAGAGTCCATGGCATATTTTATCTATGGATAAGTGGGCAGAGTTAGTGAATAAATTTACTGGAAAGTAG
- the murA gene encoding UDP-N-acetylglucosamine 1-carboxyvinyltransferase: MDKIIIEGGQTRLEGEVVIEGAKNAVLPLLAASILPSKGKTILRNVPILSDVFTMNNVVRGLDIRVDFNEAANEITVDASGHILDEAPYEYVSQMRASIVVLGPILARNGHAKVSMPGGCTIGSRPINLHLKGLEAMGATITQKGGDITAQADRLQGAMIYMDFPSVGATQNLMMAATLADGVTTIENAAREPEIVDLAQFLNKMGARIRGAGTETLTITGVTHLRGVEHDVVQDRIEAGTFMVAAAMTSGNVLIRDAVWEHNRPLISKLMEMGVSVTEEEYGIRVQANTPKLKPVTVKTLPHPGFPTDMQAQFTALMAVVNGESTMVETVFENRFQHLEEMRRMGLQSEILRETAMIHGGRQLQGAPVMSTDLRASAALILTGIVAQGVTIVNNLVHLDRGYYQFHEKLAKLGATISRSSEV; encoded by the coding sequence GTGGATAAAATAATCATTGAAGGTGGTCAAACACGCTTAGAAGGAGAAGTTGTTATTGAGGGTGCTAAAAACGCAGTTCTTCCTTTACTGGCAGCATCTATTTTACCTTCAAAAGGAAAAACAATTCTTAGAAACGTTCCTATTCTATCTGATGTTTTTACCATGAATAACGTGGTACGTGGTTTAGATATTCGTGTTGATTTTAATGAAGCAGCTAACGAAATCACAGTTGATGCCTCAGGACACATTTTAGATGAAGCCCCTTACGAGTACGTGAGCCAAATGCGTGCCTCTATTGTTGTTTTAGGACCAATTTTGGCACGTAATGGCCACGCAAAAGTATCAATGCCTGGAGGCTGTACGATTGGCAGTAGGCCTATTAATTTGCACTTAAAAGGATTAGAGGCTATGGGGGCAACGATTACTCAAAAAGGTGGAGATATTACCGCTCAAGCAGATCGACTGCAAGGTGCCATGATTTATATGGACTTCCCATCTGTAGGAGCTACCCAAAACTTGATGATGGCTGCCACTTTAGCTGATGGTGTGACCACTATTGAAAATGCTGCTCGTGAGCCTGAAATTGTTGATTTAGCTCAATTTTTGAATAAAATGGGAGCTAGAATTCGTGGTGCTGGAACAGAGACGTTAACGATAACAGGTGTCACGCATTTACGAGGCGTAGAACATGATGTTGTTCAAGATCGTATAGAAGCCGGTACATTTATGGTTGCAGCGGCGATGACTTCAGGCAATGTTTTGATTAGAGATGCTGTTTGGGAACATAATCGTCCATTGATTTCAAAATTAATGGAAATGGGTGTTTCTGTAACAGAAGAAGAATACGGTATTCGCGTTCAAGCAAACACGCCAAAGCTCAAACCTGTAACGGTTAAAACCTTGCCTCATCCAGGTTTTCCAACAGACATGCAAGCTCAATTTACAGCTTTAATGGCAGTGGTCAATGGAGAGTCTACTATGGTTGAAACTGTCTTTGAAAATCGATTTCAACATCTGGAAGAAATGCGACGCATGGGCTTACAATCTGAAATCCTTAGGGAAACTGCCATGATTCATGGTGGAAGACAACTGCAAGGTGCTCCTGTGATGTCAACAGATTTACGTGCCAGTGCTGCCCTTATCTTGACAGGGATTGTTGCTCAAGGAGTTACAATAGTTAATAATTTGGTTCATTTAGATCGTGGCTACTATCAATTTCATGAAAAATTAGCAAAGCTTGGAGCTACTATTAGTCGTAGCAGTGAGGTCTAG
- a CDS encoding ABC transporter ATP-binding protein: protein MSVLTFKQVTKTFQDGHHEINALKATDFSIEAGEFVAIIGPSGSGKSTFLTIAGGLQTPSSGQLIIDGTDYTHLSEKERSRLRFKSVGFILQASNLIPFLTVQQQLELVDHLTGSKEKAKANQLFDDLGITGLKHQLPQELSGGERQRAAIARALYHDPALILADEPTASLDTEKAYEVVKLLAKESKEKNKAIIMVTHDDRMLKYCDKVYRMQDGELCQER, encoded by the coding sequence ATGTCGGTTTTAACATTTAAACAAGTGACCAAAACATTTCAAGATGGTCATCACGAAATCAACGCATTAAAGGCAACTGACTTTTCCATTGAAGCTGGAGAATTTGTGGCTATTATTGGACCATCAGGTTCTGGAAAATCAACCTTTTTGACCATTGCTGGTGGCTTACAGACCCCAAGTTCTGGTCAGCTAATCATTGATGGCACTGATTATACGCATTTATCAGAAAAAGAGCGCTCACGCTTGCGCTTCAAATCCGTTGGTTTTATCTTACAAGCTTCCAATCTGATACCTTTTTTAACGGTCCAGCAGCAGTTGGAATTGGTCGATCATTTGACAGGAAGCAAAGAAAAAGCCAAAGCCAATCAGTTATTTGACGATTTAGGCATTACAGGGCTAAAACATCAGTTACCTCAAGAATTATCCGGCGGAGAAAGGCAAAGAGCGGCTATTGCCCGTGCTCTTTACCATGATCCAGCACTGATATTGGCAGACGAACCTACTGCAAGTTTGGATACTGAAAAAGCCTATGAAGTGGTCAAACTGTTGGCTAAGGAAAGTAAAGAAAAAAACAAGGCCATTATTATGGTCACTCATGATGATCGGATGCTAAAATATTGTGACAAAGTCTATCGGATGCAAGATGGAGAGTTATGTCAAGAGAGATAG
- a CDS encoding OsmC family protein, with product MYQTKITGNRLYHTVSKGYGDSVTLFGKTDQGETPMSLLVIALSSCVTMCVQGFYHRQFQQDTLAVSVEASYEEEVFELLVRIDDVLDDKKKADLLAYIGTYCRVKQLLKPEVTVTITLEGLSHV from the coding sequence ATGTATCAAACAAAAATAACAGGCAACCGCCTTTACCACACGGTTTCGAAAGGCTACGGAGATAGTGTGACCTTATTTGGAAAAACTGATCAAGGGGAAACCCCTATGAGTTTACTGGTTATCGCCTTGTCTTCTTGTGTGACTATGTGTGTGCAGGGTTTTTACCATCGTCAATTTCAGCAAGACACACTTGCTGTTTCTGTTGAGGCTAGTTATGAGGAAGAAGTTTTTGAACTACTTGTTAGGATTGATGATGTTTTAGATGACAAAAAGAAAGCTGATTTATTGGCTTACATTGGAACTTATTGTCGTGTGAAACAACTCCTCAAACCTGAAGTTACGGTGACCATTACGTTGGAAGGACTGTCTCATGTCTGA